Proteins encoded within one genomic window of Aquarana catesbeiana isolate 2022-GZ linkage group LG03, ASM4218655v1, whole genome shotgun sequence:
- the LOC141134143 gene encoding olfactory receptor 10A3-like, which translates to MTNRNHTLMKDFLLLGFGDLHNFKILLFTIFLIIHILALTSNALVVVLVAFFRSLHSPMYIFISQLSLSEIVFTSIIVPNMLWLILVGGGKVSVARCFFQFYLLAVPAVAQCLLLASMSFDRYLAICKPLHYASIMTIRHQLKISTFCWSMGLMVAFVLYVLLDSLEFCGPNTINHFFCDITPVVELSCSDNPALQLATSIFSFPFVACPFIFIVATYISILHTILKIPSISGRHKAFSTCSSHLTVVNLYYGSLAVGSIPIFPGSVNLNKILSLFYTLVTPLVNPLIYTLRNQEIRDAIKKFIHKSWTPANS; encoded by the coding sequence ATGACCAACAGGAACCACACACTGATGAAAGATTTTCTGCTCCTGGGTTTCGGTGACCTTCATAACTTTAAAATTCTACTTTTCACAATTTTTCTGATCATTCACATCCTGGCCTTAACCAGCAATGCCCTTGTTGTTGTGTTGGTTGCGTTCTTCCGGAGTCTTCACTCTCCTATGTACATCTTCATCAGTCAGCTGTCTTTGTCTGAAATCGTCTTCACCAGTATTATTGTGCCCAACATGCTGTGGTTGATACTGGTGGGTGGTGGGAAAGTATCCGTGGCGAGATGTTTTTTCCAGTTCTATTTATTAGCAGTTCCAGCAGTTGCTCAGTGTTTACTGTTGGCTTCCATGTCTTTTGATCGATATTTGGCCATATGTAAACCACTGCACTATGCAAGCATCATGACCATCAGACACCAATTGAAAATAAGCACTTTTTGTTGGTCAATGGGCTTAATGGTAGCTTTTGTACTATATGTTTTATTAGATAGTTTAGAATTCTGTGGCCCAAACACTATCAATCATTTCTTTTGTGACATTACTCCCGTGGTGGAACTTTCTTGTTCGGATAACCCTGCTCTACAGCTGGCCACTTctatcttttctttcccttttgttGCCTGTCCATTTATTTTTATCGTAGCCACGTACATCTCCATCCTCCACACTATACTGAAGATCCCATCCATCAGTGGAAGGCATAAGGCTTTTTCCACTTGTAGCTCCCACCTGACTGTTGTGAACCTTTACTATGGAAGCTTAGCAGTAGGATCCATACCTATATTTCCAGGGTCTGTTAACCTGAACAAGATTCTTTCATTGTTCTACACCCTGGTGACTCCATTGGTCAATCCTCTAATCTATACCTTGAGGAACCAAGAAATTAGGGATGCTATTAAAAAGTTCATCCATAAAAGCTGGACCccagcaaacagctaa